In Streptomyces sp. NBC_00569, a single genomic region encodes these proteins:
- the tnpA gene encoding IS200/IS605 family transposase: protein MSEMPNIRTGRHRVFVMHVHLVFVTKFRHKVFTDSHQRRMEEIMRAVCADVEFELIEFNGESNRNHVRLLVNFPPKVAVTKLVNSLKGVSSRRLRQEFPDLVRHYWRGNKLWSGSCFAGTVGGAPLTSIKQYSEQQNRPT from the coding sequence ATGAGCGAGATGCCGAACATCAGAACTGGCAGGCACCGCGTTTTCGTCATGCACGTCCACTTGGTCTTTGTGACCAAGTTCCGGCACAAGGTGTTCACGGATTCTCATCAGCGGCGCATGGAGGAGATCATGCGGGCGGTCTGCGCCGACGTCGAGTTCGAGCTGATCGAGTTCAACGGAGAGAGCAATCGCAATCACGTCCGCCTCCTAGTGAACTTCCCCCCGAAGGTGGCCGTGACCAAACTCGTCAACTCCCTCAAGGGCGTCTCTTCCCGACGCCTGCGCCAGGAATTCCCTGATCTCGTCCGACACTACTGGCGGGGCAACAAGCTCTGGTCCGGGTCCTGCTTCGCCGGCACCGTGGGCGGCGCACCCCTGACCAGCATCAAGCAGTACAGCGAGCAACAGAACCGGCCGACCTGA
- a CDS encoding SpoIIE family protein phosphatase — translation MASAQNGSDTPAGPLDRFDASTDAAAVVSADGVVVGWTRGAEDLLGHPAREVVGGSAARLLAMRGDPARVAGIAQRCRGGMGWSGLIPVRHRDGSSIDVDLRVSASFGVGSGECFLISARERKQQWTVSQSVLEGFQTRSPVGMAVMDLDLRYVWLNDTLERFGGVPREQRLGRRLSDLFPGLQADTIERLMRKVLVTGVPVTDYEYAGWSWADPHRQHAYSTSFFPLLDADNSVTGVGYMVSDVTERWNARQLLSLVNEAGTRIGRTLDVMQTAQELADFAVPDFADFVIVDLLEPVLSTEGHGAWLTDAGPASATPVLRRAGMSSVREGCPEAVARIGERADFLPPPHDAELLISGEPVLIPTLAPSEDLWVAEQSGKATKIREFGLHSLICVPMRARNTALGLTTFVRSLNTVSFQPDDVLLAQDLVARAALCVDNARRYTREHTAAVTLQRSLLPHALTGGTALEVASSYLPADATDGVGGDWFDVIPLSGARVALVVGDVVGHGITAAATMGRLRTAVQTLADMELPPDELLAHLDDLVLRLSEEKTDDDAANRSSTAFLGATCLYAVYDPVTRRCTMARAGHPPPVVVAPDGHISFPELPAGPPLGLGGMAFEATEIELAENSLLGLYTDGLIEGVDHDMELGMSRLGEVLAQPDVGLSDLCTSAVQQLVPVPRPDDIALLLTRTHALGPDHVVSWDVPMDPAAVAEVRARATRQVEAWGLGDLAMTTELIVSELVTNAIRYAEPPIHLRLLRDARLTCEVADGSSTAPRLRHARSTDEGGRGLFLVAQLAHRWGARYTAGGKIIWADQEIP, via the coding sequence ATGGCTTCTGCGCAAAACGGTTCCGATACGCCCGCGGGACCGCTCGATCGCTTCGACGCATCCACCGACGCGGCCGCGGTCGTGTCCGCGGACGGCGTCGTGGTCGGCTGGACCCGGGGCGCCGAAGACCTCCTCGGCCACCCGGCACGAGAGGTGGTCGGCGGGTCGGCCGCGCGTCTGCTGGCGATGCGCGGGGACCCGGCACGGGTGGCCGGCATCGCGCAGAGGTGCCGCGGCGGCATGGGGTGGAGCGGTCTCATCCCTGTACGGCACCGCGACGGCAGCAGCATCGATGTCGATCTGCGTGTCTCCGCGTCCTTCGGTGTCGGCTCGGGCGAGTGCTTCCTGATCTCGGCGCGGGAGCGGAAGCAGCAGTGGACGGTGAGCCAGTCGGTCCTCGAGGGCTTCCAGACCCGCTCTCCGGTCGGCATGGCCGTGATGGATTTGGACCTGCGCTACGTGTGGCTGAACGACACTCTGGAACGCTTCGGCGGTGTGCCCCGAGAGCAGCGGCTGGGGCGTCGGCTGAGCGACCTGTTTCCCGGGCTGCAGGCGGACACCATCGAGAGGCTGATGCGCAAGGTGCTGGTGACCGGCGTCCCGGTGACCGACTACGAGTATGCGGGATGGAGTTGGGCCGATCCACACCGCCAACACGCCTACTCCACGTCCTTCTTCCCCCTGCTGGACGCCGACAACTCCGTCACGGGCGTCGGCTACATGGTCTCGGACGTCACCGAGCGGTGGAACGCCCGCCAGCTTCTGTCGCTGGTCAACGAAGCGGGGACCAGGATCGGCAGGACTCTCGACGTCATGCAGACGGCTCAGGAACTCGCCGACTTCGCCGTTCCCGACTTCGCGGACTTCGTCATCGTCGATCTCCTGGAGCCCGTCCTCAGCACCGAGGGGCACGGAGCGTGGCTGACCGATGCGGGACCGGCCTCCGCCACGCCGGTGCTGCGCCGCGCCGGAATGAGCTCGGTACGAGAGGGCTGCCCGGAGGCCGTGGCGCGGATCGGGGAGAGGGCGGACTTCCTGCCCCCGCCGCACGACGCGGAGCTGCTCATCAGCGGCGAGCCGGTCCTCATCCCGACCCTCGCCCCCTCCGAGGACCTGTGGGTCGCCGAACAGTCCGGGAAGGCGACAAAAATCCGCGAGTTCGGACTGCACTCCCTCATCTGCGTGCCGATGCGGGCCCGGAACACCGCCCTGGGCCTCACCACGTTCGTACGGTCGCTCAATACCGTCTCGTTCCAGCCCGACGACGTCTTGCTGGCACAGGATCTGGTGGCACGAGCGGCGCTGTGCGTCGACAACGCCCGCCGCTACACCAGGGAACACACGGCAGCGGTCACTCTTCAGCGCAGTCTGCTGCCCCATGCCCTGACGGGAGGAACGGCTCTGGAGGTGGCTTCCTCGTACCTGCCGGCGGATGCGACGGACGGGGTCGGCGGTGACTGGTTCGACGTGATCCCGCTGTCCGGCGCTCGTGTGGCCCTCGTCGTCGGCGATGTGGTGGGTCACGGCATCACCGCGGCGGCGACCATGGGCCGACTGCGCACTGCGGTGCAGACACTCGCGGACATGGAGTTGCCTCCCGACGAACTGCTGGCCCATCTCGACGACCTCGTGCTCCGGTTGAGCGAGGAGAAGACCGACGACGATGCGGCCAACCGGAGTTCGACCGCCTTCCTCGGAGCGACCTGCCTGTACGCCGTCTACGACCCGGTCACCAGGCGTTGCACCATGGCCCGGGCCGGACATCCGCCACCTGTCGTCGTCGCACCCGACGGGCACATCTCCTTCCCGGAACTTCCCGCCGGCCCTCCGCTCGGGCTGGGCGGCATGGCGTTCGAGGCCACCGAGATCGAACTCGCCGAGAACAGCCTGCTCGGCCTCTACACCGACGGCCTCATCGAGGGAGTCGACCACGACATGGAGCTGGGCATGTCCCGGCTCGGCGAGGTGCTGGCCCAGCCGGACGTCGGCCTCTCCGACCTGTGCACGTCCGCGGTGCAGCAGCTGGTGCCGGTTCCTCGGCCCGACGACATTGCCCTCCTCCTGACGCGCACGCACGCCTTGGGTCCCGACCATGTCGTCTCGTGGGACGTTCCCATGGACCCCGCCGCCGTCGCCGAAGTCCGGGCCCGGGCGACGCGCCAGGTGGAAGCCTGGGGTCTCGGGGACCTGGCCATGACCACAGAACTCATCGTGAGCGAGCTGGTCACCAACGCGATTCGCTACGCCGAACCACCCATACACCTACGGCTCCTCCGCGACGCCCGCCTGACCTGCGAGGTCGCCGACGGAAGCAGCACCGCTCCGCGGCTGAGACATGCGCGGAGCACCGACGAAGGCGGCCGTGGCCTCTTTCTCGTGGCCCAACTCGCCCACCGCTGGGGTGCCCGGTACACGGCGGGCGGAAAGATCATCTGGGCTGATCAGGAGATCCCGTGA
- a CDS encoding archease codes for MTTGPGHSPHGHRSVPHTGDLRVEAWAPTREECIAEAVRGMVASFADLPADASCVARECVVAAGDDGRLLVDVLEEVVYRMDAAGELPVDITVTPEPGDVRVQFTMADSSTATQTGAVPKAVALHGLRLAQDAHGWACRVTLDV; via the coding sequence ATGACCACCGGGCCCGGGCATTCTCCACACGGTCATCGTAGTGTTCCGCACACCGGTGATCTGCGCGTCGAGGCCTGGGCACCGACCCGCGAGGAGTGCATTGCCGAGGCAGTGCGGGGCATGGTCGCCAGCTTCGCCGACCTGCCCGCCGACGCCTCCTGCGTGGCGCGGGAGTGCGTGGTGGCGGCGGGAGACGACGGCCGGCTCCTGGTCGATGTGCTTGAGGAGGTCGTCTACCGCATGGACGCTGCGGGCGAACTCCCTGTTGACATCACCGTGACGCCGGAACCGGGTGACGTACGCGTGCAATTCACGATGGCAGACAGCTCGACGGCCACGCAGACCGGGGCCGTGCCCAAAGCCGTCGCGCTGCACGGGCTGCGACTGGCCCAGGACGCGCACGGGTGGGCGTGCCGAGTGACGCTGGATGTGTGA
- a CDS encoding RtcB family protein, with product MDIRLVTDGPWRFRIEQTGAMRVPGVVLAPRELLPDESGDQALQQVAHVATLPGIVRASYAMPDIHWGYGFPIGGVAATEVAGGGVISPGGVGFDISCGVRLLTAHIDRTALLHRLPALMDRLDGLIPRGLGRGGLWHLTGRPQLQEILRGGARYAVEQGHGVPRDLERCEDYGAVGDADPTQVGERALDRGAGQVGSLGSANHFLEIQAVDTVYDEACARAFGLCPGLVCVMIHCGSRGLGHQICSDHVRAMDAVMRRYGIDVPDPQLACAPVDSAEGRAYLGAMAAAANYARANRQLLADAARRAFLQLTGSDLDLLYDVSHNLAKLETHPHDSARALLCVHRKGATRALPPGHADLPDALRRFGQPVFVPGTMGTASYVMTGSTGNRAFDSCCHGAGRVWSRHRAHRETSVRQLRHELAGAGVAVRPASWRSVIEEAPEAYKDVDAVVRASEHNDTGRLVARLVPLGVLKG from the coding sequence ATGGACATCCGGCTCGTGACAGACGGACCCTGGCGGTTCCGCATCGAACAGACCGGCGCCATGCGCGTACCCGGAGTCGTCCTCGCTCCACGGGAGCTGCTGCCGGACGAGTCCGGCGACCAGGCCCTTCAGCAGGTGGCACATGTGGCCACGCTCCCCGGCATCGTCCGCGCTTCGTACGCCATGCCCGACATCCACTGGGGTTACGGCTTCCCCATCGGCGGCGTGGCCGCCACCGAAGTCGCGGGTGGCGGCGTCATCTCGCCGGGCGGGGTGGGCTTCGACATCTCGTGCGGGGTACGCCTGCTCACCGCGCACATCGACCGCACCGCCCTGCTGCACAGACTGCCCGCGCTGATGGACCGGCTGGACGGACTGATCCCACGCGGGCTCGGGCGCGGCGGACTGTGGCACCTGACGGGCCGGCCGCAGCTGCAAGAAATCCTGCGTGGCGGCGCCCGGTACGCGGTCGAGCAGGGCCACGGCGTGCCACGTGACCTGGAGCGGTGCGAGGACTACGGAGCCGTCGGCGACGCCGATCCCACCCAGGTCGGCGAACGCGCGCTGGACCGCGGCGCCGGGCAGGTCGGCAGCCTGGGCTCAGCCAATCACTTCCTGGAGATCCAGGCGGTCGACACCGTCTACGACGAGGCATGCGCGCGGGCGTTCGGCCTGTGCCCCGGCCTGGTGTGCGTCATGATCCACTGCGGCTCGCGCGGCCTGGGCCACCAGATCTGCTCCGACCACGTGCGGGCCATGGATGCCGTGATGCGGCGCTACGGCATCGATGTACCCGACCCGCAACTGGCCTGCGCACCCGTCGACTCGGCCGAAGGCCGCGCCTACCTGGGCGCGATGGCCGCCGCCGCGAACTACGCCCGCGCCAACCGCCAGCTGCTCGCCGACGCCGCCCGCCGTGCATTCCTGCAGCTGACCGGCTCGGACCTGGACCTGCTCTACGACGTCTCGCACAACCTGGCCAAGCTGGAAACCCACCCCCACGACAGTGCCCGGGCGCTGCTGTGCGTCCATCGCAAAGGCGCCACCCGAGCCCTGCCGCCGGGCCACGCCGACCTGCCGGACGCCCTGCGCCGCTTCGGCCAGCCGGTGTTCGTGCCCGGCACGATGGGCACCGCCTCGTACGTCATGACCGGCAGCACCGGCAACCGGGCGTTCGACTCCTGCTGCCACGGCGCGGGCCGCGTCTGGAGCCGGCACCGTGCCCACCGCGAGACGTCTGTCCGACAACTGCGCCACGAGCTGGCCGGTGCAGGGGTCGCGGTGCGCCCCGCTTCCTGGCGCAGCGTGATCGAGGAAGCGCCCGAGGCGTACAAGGACGTCGACGCCGTTGTCCGGGCAAGCGAGCACAACGACACGGGCCGCCTTGTAGCACGCCTGGTGCCGCTGGGCGTGCTCAAGGGCTAA
- a CDS encoding C40 family peptidase has translation MASHRRSKQSSRARVTVLTATAAAAVALTSQAANAAPKPTKSEVKAKVDKLYEEAERATNQYDGAKEKQKKLEREIGQLQDKVAREQGELNELRTGLGAMAGEQYRSGGIDPSVQLFLSADPDDFLDKASTLDSLSARQLESLKKVQAKQRELAQKRAEAAEKLQDLAGTRTELGKKKKEIQAKLSKAQKLLNSLTAAERAKMAADEARASRSSTGRVNLGNEVAASKFGAAALNAAASQIGKPYVRGTTGPNSYDCSGLTQWAYAQAGIQISRVTYTQVNDGTRVGMSALKPGDLVFFNNTEHVGLYAGNGQVLHAPHPGASVRYESMSTIGSFQFGVRVAG, from the coding sequence GTGGCGTCCCACCGTCGATCCAAGCAGTCGAGCCGTGCCCGTGTGACCGTACTCACGGCGACCGCCGCCGCTGCCGTGGCCCTTACTTCGCAGGCCGCCAACGCGGCCCCCAAGCCGACGAAGAGCGAGGTCAAGGCGAAGGTCGACAAGCTCTACGAAGAGGCGGAGCGGGCCACCAACCAGTACGACGGGGCCAAGGAGAAGCAGAAGAAGCTGGAGAGGGAGATCGGCCAGCTCCAGGACAAGGTCGCCCGTGAGCAGGGCGAGCTCAATGAACTGCGTACGGGCCTCGGTGCGATGGCCGGCGAGCAGTACCGCTCGGGTGGCATCGACCCCTCGGTCCAGCTCTTCCTCTCCGCCGACCCGGACGACTTCCTCGACAAGGCGTCCACGCTCGACTCGCTCTCCGCGCGGCAGCTGGAGTCGCTCAAGAAGGTTCAGGCGAAGCAGCGCGAGCTGGCCCAGAAGCGCGCGGAGGCCGCAGAGAAGCTCCAGGACCTCGCCGGCACCCGCACGGAGCTCGGCAAGAAGAAGAAGGAAATTCAGGCCAAGCTCAGCAAGGCGCAGAAGCTGCTGAACTCCCTGACTGCCGCCGAGCGTGCCAAGATGGCCGCCGACGAGGCTCGGGCCAGCCGATCCTCCACGGGCCGCGTCAACCTCGGCAATGAGGTGGCCGCCTCCAAGTTTGGCGCCGCCGCCCTGAACGCGGCCGCCTCCCAGATAGGCAAGCCGTACGTCCGTGGCACCACGGGGCCCAACTCCTACGACTGCTCGGGCCTCACGCAGTGGGCGTACGCGCAGGCCGGTATCCAGATCTCCCGGGTCACGTACACGCAGGTCAACGACGGAACCCGGGTGGGCATGAGCGCACTCAAGCCCGGTGACCTGGTCTTCTTCAACAACACCGAGCATGTCGGCCTCTACGCGGGTAACGGCCAGGTGCTGCACGCGCCGCACCCGGGGGCCTCGGTGCGCTACGAGTCGATGAGCACGATCGGCAGCTTCCAGTTCGGCGTCCGCGTCGCAGGCTGA
- a CDS encoding class I SAM-dependent methyltransferase: MNVTLPRTMPSPDGKLLPPPGTAERFRAFARDIAAGRRAWTAESAQFIADQFDQLAADWDTMHATGRDDPLRDALTRGGPYPAGPCVEIGSGTGLFTRLLASTFTSVISLDLSEQMLHQAASRSPNRVRADAGRLPLADASVAAIAGIDMLLFPAEAARVLAPNGVLLWINQLGEDGPLYLAAADVAAALPGQWQALEARAGWGSWAVVRRTA, translated from the coding sequence GTGAACGTCACCTTGCCGCGCACCATGCCCAGCCCGGACGGCAAACTGCTCCCGCCGCCCGGCACCGCGGAACGCTTCCGGGCCTTTGCCCGCGACATCGCGGCAGGACGGCGCGCCTGGACAGCCGAGAGCGCCCAGTTCATCGCCGACCAGTTCGACCAGCTCGCCGCCGACTGGGACACCATGCACGCCACCGGCCGCGACGACCCGTTGCGCGACGCCCTCACCCGCGGCGGACCGTACCCTGCCGGCCCCTGCGTCGAGATCGGCTCCGGCACCGGGCTCTTCACGCGACTGCTGGCTTCCACCTTCACGAGCGTGATCAGCCTCGACCTGTCCGAGCAGATGCTTCACCAGGCCGCATCACGCTCACCGAACCGTGTACGCGCCGATGCCGGCCGACTGCCACTCGCCGACGCGTCAGTAGCGGCCATCGCCGGCATTGACATGCTGCTCTTCCCCGCCGAAGCCGCCCGCGTACTTGCCCCCAACGGCGTACTTCTGTGGATCAACCAACTCGGAGAGGACGGTCCCCTTTACCTGGCGGCCGCCGACGTCGCCGCAGCGTTGCCCGGACAGTGGCAGGCCCTCGAAGCCAGGGCAGGCTGGGGGAGCTGGGCCGTCGTCCGACGGACAGCCTGA
- a CDS encoding MerR family transcriptional regulator, translated as MTADDSFGRLDDDDYPAYTMGRAAEMIGATQGFLRAIGEARLITPLRSEGGHRRYSRYQLRIAARARELVDQGTPIEAACRIVILEDQLEEAQRINAEYRRAAESSGPPAA; from the coding sequence ATGACAGCAGACGACTCGTTCGGACGTCTCGATGACGACGACTACCCCGCCTACACCATGGGCCGGGCCGCCGAGATGATCGGCGCCACCCAGGGCTTCCTGCGGGCCATCGGTGAAGCCCGACTCATCACACCGCTGCGCTCCGAGGGCGGCCATCGACGCTACTCCCGCTACCAACTGCGCATCGCCGCCCGCGCCCGCGAGCTCGTCGACCAGGGCACTCCCATCGAGGCTGCCTGCCGCATCGTCATCCTCGAAGACCAGCTCGAAGAAGCCCAGCGCATCAACGCCGAATACCGCCGCGCCGCCGAATCGTCCGGCCCGCCGGCGGCCTGA
- a CDS encoding cold-shock protein encodes MATGTVKWFNAEKGFGFIAQDGGGADVFAHYSAINSSGFRELQEGQAVTFDVTQGQKGPQAENINLA; translated from the coding sequence ATGGCTACGGGAACTGTGAAGTGGTTCAACGCGGAGAAGGGGTTCGGCTTCATCGCCCAGGACGGCGGCGGCGCGGACGTGTTCGCCCACTACTCCGCGATCAACTCCTCGGGCTTTCGTGAGCTCCAGGAAGGCCAGGCCGTGACGTTCGATGTCACCCAGGGCCAGAAGGGTCCCCAGGCCGAGAACATCAACCTCGCCTGA
- a CDS encoding cold-shock protein, which produces MATGTVKWFNAAKGFGFIEQDGGGADVFAHFSNIAAEGFRELLEGQKVTFDIAPGQKGPTAENIVPA; this is translated from the coding sequence GTGGCAACAGGCACCGTGAAGTGGTTCAACGCAGCCAAGGGTTTCGGCTTCATCGAGCAGGACGGTGGGGGCGCTGATGTGTTCGCCCACTTCTCGAACATCGCCGCCGAGGGCTTCCGTGAGCTGCTCGAAGGGCAGAAGGTCACCTTCGACATCGCGCCGGGCCAGAAGGGCCCGACGGCCGAGAACATCGTTCCCGCCTGA
- a CDS encoding DEAD/DEAH box helicase has product MNPTRTNGRSSRTRRADGPAFTSSAGSRRAGRSASPAPASRGPKRSGGQGRRPAAVQGEFALPQTITPALPAVEAFADLDMPKQLLAALTAHGVSIPFPIQGATLPNTLAGRDALGRGRTGSGKTLAFGLALLARTAGQRAEPRQPLALILVPTRELAQQVTDALTPYARSVKLRLATVVGGMPIGRQANMLRAGAEVVVATPGRLKDLIDRGDCRLNQVAITVLDEADQMADMGFMPQVTALLDQVRPEGQRMLFSATLDRNVDRLVRHYLTDPVVHSVDPSAGAVTTMEHHVLHVHGADKHRTTTQIAAREGRVIMFLDTKHAVDRLTQDLLNSGVRAAALHGGKSQPQRTRTLTQFKTGHVTVLVATNVAARGIHVDDLDLVVNVDPPSDHKDYLHRGGRTARAGESGSVVTLVTPNQRREMSRLMTAAGIVPQTTQVRSGEEALSRITGAQTPSGIPVTITAPLAERRKRTASSRGRRSPASAARRAGGRPSSFDAAA; this is encoded by the coding sequence ATGAACCCCACACGTACCAACGGCCGCTCCTCCCGCACTCGCCGGGCCGACGGCCCCGCTTTCACCTCCAGTGCCGGTTCGAGGCGGGCCGGCCGCTCCGCCTCACCCGCCCCGGCCTCAAGGGGTCCGAAGCGCTCGGGCGGCCAGGGCCGACGGCCCGCAGCGGTCCAGGGCGAGTTCGCCCTGCCGCAGACGATCACTCCCGCACTGCCCGCGGTCGAAGCGTTCGCCGACCTCGACATGCCCAAGCAACTACTGGCAGCGCTGACCGCACACGGCGTGAGCATCCCGTTCCCGATCCAGGGCGCGACCCTGCCCAACACTCTCGCGGGCCGCGACGCCCTGGGGCGCGGGCGCACCGGCTCCGGCAAGACCCTGGCCTTCGGCCTGGCCCTGCTGGCACGCACCGCCGGACAACGCGCCGAGCCCCGCCAGCCGCTGGCCCTGATCCTCGTGCCGACGCGGGAGCTGGCCCAGCAGGTGACCGACGCACTCACCCCCTACGCCCGCTCGGTGAAGCTGCGCCTGGCCACCGTCGTCGGCGGAATGCCGATCGGCAGGCAGGCCAATATGCTGCGCGCCGGTGCGGAGGTCGTCGTCGCGACGCCGGGCCGGCTCAAGGACCTCATCGACCGTGGCGACTGCCGACTGAACCAGGTCGCGATCACCGTCCTGGACGAGGCCGATCAGATGGCCGACATGGGATTCATGCCCCAGGTCACCGCACTCCTGGACCAAGTCCGCCCCGAGGGCCAGCGGATGCTGTTCTCCGCCACCCTCGACCGCAACGTCGACCGGTTGGTCCGCCACTACCTCACCGACCCGGTCGTCCACTCCGTCGACCCGTCCGCAGGCGCGGTCACCACGATGGAACATCACGTACTGCACGTCCACGGCGCGGACAAGCACCGCACGACGACGCAGATCGCGGCACGCGAGGGCCGGGTCATCATGTTCCTGGACACCAAGCACGCCGTCGACCGGCTCACCCAGGACCTGCTGAACAGCGGGGTGCGGGCCGCCGCCCTGCACGGCGGAAAATCGCAACCCCAGCGCACCCGGACCCTGACCCAGTTCAAGACGGGACACGTCACCGTGCTCGTGGCCACGAACGTCGCCGCTCGCGGCATCCACGTCGACGACCTCGACCTCGTCGTCAACGTCGACCCGCCGAGCGACCACAAGGACTACCTGCACCGCGGCGGCCGCACCGCCCGCGCCGGCGAGTCCGGCAGTGTCGTCACCCTGGTCACCCCCAACCAGCGCCGCGAGATGTCCCGCCTCATGACGGCTGCCGGCATCGTGCCCCAGACCACCCAGGTCCGCTCCGGCGAGGAGGCCCTCAGCCGGATCACCGGCGCCCAGACCCCCTCCGGCATCCCCGTGACGATCACCGCGCCGCTCGCCGAGCGGCGTAAGCGCACCGCATCCTCACGCGGCCGACGCAGCCCCGCCTCGGCCGCCCGGCGCGCGGGCGGGCGGCCGTCGTCCTTTGATGCGGCGGCCTGA
- a CDS encoding CBS domain-containing protein yields the protein MTLVQMQPRSTSATPVPRTVADAMDTGGPQACEDMTVEVALSVMASARTGHLLIRDDSGQCTGLVTQAQLTAVRDSSAYTDRVQLRDILGDRGPFASPVTTMAEAEQAMLYCRLDALPVIDEHGTALGVLSLAR from the coding sequence TTGACACTGGTTCAGATGCAGCCCCGCTCGACGAGTGCCACCCCCGTGCCCAGGACGGTGGCCGACGCCATGGATACAGGCGGACCGCAGGCCTGCGAGGACATGACCGTCGAGGTAGCCCTGTCCGTCATGGCCAGCGCCCGCACCGGGCACCTGCTCATCCGCGACGACAGCGGTCAGTGCACCGGACTGGTCACCCAAGCCCAGCTGACGGCAGTCCGCGACAGTTCCGCGTACACGGACCGGGTTCAACTGCGGGACATCCTCGGCGATCGAGGGCCGTTCGCCTCTCCGGTGACCACGATGGCCGAAGCCGAGCAGGCAATGCTCTACTGCCGGCTCGACGCCCTGCCTGTCATCGACGAACACGGCACCGCTCTGGGCGTCCTCTCCCTTGCCCGCTGA
- a CDS encoding SDR family NAD(P)-dependent oxidoreductase, protein MSSASQSGPWDVHRLPSAEGRAFLVTGGNAGIGYFVAEQLAATGAVVVLGSRDATKADAAMASIRSRVSGAHLRHLQLDLADLSSLKAAVDRLDLGHLDAVVYNAGVALDDPPRRETEDGHELMFATNHLGHFALTQQLAPLLSAASAGRIVTVGSFAARSERLDLGDLQSTQDYRPNRTYGRSKLAQMCFGFELDRRLRAVGSTVLSVVAHPGGALDSLTPSRPPVRVTTPSERLRALPARLLVQGKDAGAWPVVRAVLDPEVQGGQLWGPRAFGLRGTPRREPVPAHMADPAIAARLWAASDELAGTDPHLGFR, encoded by the coding sequence GTGTCTTCCGCATCCCAGAGCGGGCCCTGGGACGTACACCGCCTGCCGTCTGCCGAGGGCAGGGCCTTCCTGGTCACGGGGGGTAACGCCGGGATCGGCTACTTCGTCGCGGAGCAGCTCGCCGCCACCGGTGCCGTCGTCGTACTCGGCAGCCGGGACGCCACGAAGGCCGACGCCGCCATGGCCTCGATCCGCTCACGCGTCTCCGGCGCACACTTACGGCACCTTCAACTCGACCTCGCCGACCTGTCGTCCCTGAAGGCCGCCGTGGACAGGCTGGACCTCGGTCATCTCGACGCGGTGGTCTACAACGCCGGGGTCGCGCTCGACGACCCGCCGCGTCGAGAGACCGAGGACGGCCACGAGTTGATGTTCGCCACCAACCACCTCGGCCACTTCGCGCTCACCCAGCAGCTGGCCCCCCTGCTGTCCGCGGCATCGGCAGGCCGCATCGTGACGGTGGGAAGCTTCGCGGCGCGGTCCGAGCGACTGGACCTGGGCGATCTGCAGTCGACCCAGGACTACCGGCCGAATCGCACCTACGGCCGATCGAAGCTGGCGCAGATGTGCTTCGGCTTCGAACTCGATCGCCGCCTGCGCGCCGTCGGCAGCACGGTGCTCAGCGTGGTGGCCCACCCCGGCGGCGCACTGGACTCCCTCACCCCGTCCCGCCCGCCGGTACGCGTGACCACCCCCAGCGAGCGGCTGCGCGCCTTGCCCGCCAGGCTCCTGGTGCAGGGCAAGGACGCCGGAGCATGGCCCGTCGTCCGTGCCGTCCTCGACCCGGAAGTGCAGGGAGGACAGCTGTGGGGGCCAAGGGCCTTCGGCCTGCGTGGCACACCACGGCGTGAGCCCGTCCCCGCTCACATGGCCGATCCAGCTATCGCTGCTCGCCTGTGGGCCGCCAGCGATGAGCTGGCCGGCACCGACCCGCACCTCGGCTTCCGGTAG